The Hordeum vulgare subsp. vulgare chromosome 4H, MorexV3_pseudomolecules_assembly, whole genome shotgun sequence genomic interval TATACAGAGACCGCTAATCTCAGGATAACTTCTGTGACTACTGTCAGACTCGACCTCGTTCGTTCCTGGCTAATACTTCTTCCCTAACTGCAAACCAACCTGTGGATTCAATCCTGTGAATCAAACGACAAACATAGGAAAAAATTCTATGGATTCTAACCCTTCAAAAATCCTATGAAATTCCTTTGAACCCTTAATAATTAGGTTAAGAGGGAGTAGCTGACATGTTAACTTTTCTAGAATGCGCATCACTATGAGTATCATCAGGTGACAAGCCAACTTCACATCAATTAACTTTTCTGAAGCATTAATCAGAGGGAATAGTCATCACATAGCAGCTTTTCTTTCGCGTCGTCATGTAAGTCGCAGCATCAGTACGATGGTAAGACTGAGAAATATACAAGTAATTTAAAATCTCATTTATTCACTGTAAACAATGTAAATAATTACAAGAATATCCAGTTTTACAGAGATTGCTAATCTCAAGCTAAATATGTACTACTCACTGTCAGACTTGACTTCCACTCCATCTTGGCTATCATTGAATCTATGTACCAGttattttgcatcattttctttgTGGCTTCAAACATCTATGTACCATTCAGTATACAAGGCGTATGGCCTGTGCTTCAACAGCTAGAAGAATACAATTAACATATCTACACCGCGTTTCAGAAGATCCTagtcttccagtgaccggttcctcgCCCTCAAGTCACGCTCAAGGCTTTGTGGCGTTGGAGGAGTCCTTCCACGCCGGAAAAGGACAGCGAGAGCTTTCATTTGACGGCACATGTTGAAAACCTACGGACAAGGATGGGTATCATCAGTCACCAACCAAACAATGCTAGTACTTATGAAGATCGTGTCATTTGTTTTTCTTACTGATGAAGCCTCTAGCTCTGCAATTCCCTCGCATCCTTGACCACCGCCCTGTAGAACATCACAGTATTTTACAGCATCATCCTCGTCTTCGAACACCTGAAACAAAAGAGGCCATGATTCAGAAGATTATAAAGCAAACAGATACGTGAAAAAAAAATGCAGAAAGCTAGTCGTCAAGAGAGTGGCAGTAAGTAGAAAcacattcacaaacattttagaaGTACCAACATAAGAGCACACCATTCAGAATACACCTTAAGCGGCAAATTAGAACCATCCAATACATCTAAACAGCCTCATGTGTTCTTTGTTTCTTGCTCAGTGATACCACATCAGGATTTAATCATTTAAAATGCAAACATTTATCGGTATGCTAAGCTCAAATAAGGTTCACCGCATTGATAGATCGATCGTTCTTTTTTGGGGTGTGGAAAGGTTAATCGATGTTGAACTGTTCATATGGTCCTATAATAACGCTTATAGTCCGTGTATGTTGCCTGACGGCAAGCACACACTCTCCATCGGACGACTTCTAGTTCCATAAATACATCATCACTGATATTGAATAGTCTCTTTCTTAGACTGCACAATTTCGTATTGTCCTTTTGGTTCTTCAAACAGATGACCATGGTAATATGGTATACAATTAGGGAACCCTACAGTCATGAACAATATGCATAATCTACCATTCTTCAGAATATATATAATGAATACCCTACATTTAATCCAGCTCCATTTGACCAATCCCTGGTCCTTCTTTATAGCCCCCATTTACTTATTTAGAAGTCACATTCCCATGAACCCAAAATATCTTTGTCGAAAAAAATGAACCCAAAATATGCACTATAAGACCAAAGGACATCAAAAGGCAGGACAGTTGGCTGACTTTCAAGAACATGTCTAAACAAACACTCATTTTACTAACTACTCACCAGCACACCCTCTGTCAGATCTTCAACGACCATGCTAAACTTGGAGCCAGAGTACTTGGATTTAGTCCCAACTCCTGAGCCCCCTCCCTTTGAGAAAAGCATTCCAAGTTCCCTTTCAACTTCACTGCAGAGCATATTACATGATGAGACCGTGCTCATAATCCACCCAATTATGACCAACTAATTACCATTAACAATAGCAAGAAAAATTCTAACCTGCGGTTCCTGCGGGTTTTCATCGTCCATAGTTGATTGTCTCTTCTAGCCAGGACGTAGACTGGCTTGGGCTGTTGTTCCCTCCATGGGTTTGTCTCCAACACTGAACCATCATGACGACATGGCACAGTTAGTAAACATTCAAACTTCCGCATTTGAAGGACAACTACTGTTAGTTCATCACAAGGATTACTTGGATAAACGGAAGAACAAGGTCACTTTttatggttttaaccttatggtgTTATTTGTGACTTGGGACTTGTgagcatgagagcatcataaGTTCATAACCCTTCTTCAGTCATTAAGCCATTTAACAACTAGGCCTAGTTTGCGGCGCTACAGAAAGCAGCACAAGCACAACCATAGCTAGCAGATATATCGATTCAGCATTCGATGCAAAGGCAATACGAAAAAGATGAGGAAACGTGACTGCAAGCGTTGATAATAGCGTGTACATATGAGCATACGCAGTCCCACTGACTCCCAATACCACCTCAAAGCACGCAATTCTCGAAACAGGGTAAAGTGTGAACGTACAAGCCTCAAACGGGAGTTGCTCTTTGCTCAACTTAAGGTTCATCGCGGCACGCAATTCTAAAGTACACACAAATATCGTGTACTCAGGATTCTGGAGTTTCGACtaggcatttcatcaagcacTAGACGCGGGAACCTAAACCTGCCGATCACCATTCACCAACCATAAATCTATCTAACTGAAATCGCTAAAGATATACCCTGGGAAAATCGAGCCAGTGAGAACGCGATCCAGGAAAGGGCTAATGATCTGGACTCTGGAGGACTCGTACCGTCGTAGGCGAGGGAGTCGAGCGACTCCATGAGGTGGCGGCGCATGCCGTAGGCGCGGGAGGAGACGCGGCGCAGCAGCTCCCCGGAGGTTCCCGGGATGCCGCCGTCCATCCCCatggccctctccacctcctcgtcCCCTCCCTCCGGGGACGGCGGCGGAGGGGGAGGGGGCCTGGACGAGGCCGCGGCCAGTACCGCGCGGCGGTGCGTGGCCGCGAGGCGCGGCCGCGGCGCGGGGAAGGAGACGAGGTTGCTCGGCAGGGTGGTGGCCGCCGGCGACGGcgtaggcggcggcggagggaggtACGGCAGTGATGCGGCCATTTTTACGGTCTACCGGAGCAGAGGAAGGTGGGAGGAGTCAACAGACGTGAAACAGGGGAAGTGGAAATGGAACGTGGACACGGCACGGCAGCTACGGTCTCCTCGTGTtgtggagatttttttcccaccgCGGTGGGCGGTGGATGCGTCCGGCACGTTGGTATGGCCGGGCAGGTGCCGTGCCACGACTCACGAGCGTGCGTTGGACGTGCGCGGAGAAATTCTGCCGTTCCAGTTCTGATTCGGGGTGCCTTTGGGAGGTAAAAGTATTTTTGCAGTTGTTAAGGAATACTGTGGTTTTTTAAGAAAACCTTGGTATTCAATACTTTGAGTTGTGCGGATGAAAAAAAAATGCAGTTTAACAATCACTAAAACTGTGGTCTTTCTTGGTTTGGGTGCTACGCGTCAACATCCGTCACCTGGACGACCGTCCGATCTACACGGATAGCCGTTCGATCCGTGCGCGGGGCTTCGGCCGGGCACCGAGTAATTACTGAAACAACGTTCTACTTGCAGAAACAATCGATTTGCTGCAAAAAATAAACTTCGGAtccattaattcctgaaacaacggtcgagttccaGAAACAAttgttttgtttcaaaaaaattccttcaTCTTTCTGCAAACATACGTATTATTGCGAAAGAAAATTTTGCAACCAAGGTCTTGTTgtagaaaacttttgcaacaaagatCAGGTTGCAGAATTTTTTGCAATCCTTCGTGGTGCAGCTTGCCGCCTGCGGAGGGTCGGCCGGGGGCGagcggaagaaggagaagaagaaggaagaggaggagcaggggggaagaagaagaaggagaagaaggaggaggaggaggaggaggaggagcaggaggaggaggaggaggaggaggaggaggaggaagaagaagaagaagaagaagaagaagaagaagaagaagaagaagaagaaggataaggagaagtaggagaagaaggggaaggagaaggaaaaagagaaggagaaggaggaggaggagaaggagaagaagaagaaggagaaacaacaagagaagaaggaggaggaggagaagaagaagaagagggtggaggaggaggaggagaagaaggtggaggagcagaagaagaagaaggaagagaaggagaagaagaagaagcagaaggaggaggaggagaaggagaagaagatgatgattacaatacttatcttattttgagattattatgtcatttagtaggaagataagctaagtatatggcatttatgagcaaaccaaggttcttatgctatttttgacctaactaagctaattatgtcataaatgaactaaataagctaattatgtcattttggaggataattagctaattacgtcataaatgaaataaataagctGATTATGTCATAAAGGAACTTTAAAAAAAAGGAGGTTCAAACCCCCGACctgtgcatcaatcgatgcatatgaccatttttattaattattcaacacATGTCTAACaagaacatatatcaaaccatctgaaGCCACCACTCGCACCTacaaaactcgataatgtggagtgcgctcactccccatatctaaaatCGGTGCCGTCACCGATACATTCACATAACATATCGAAACCCACAgccggtgcagcagacctaaagcgtacaccacatgcacacgttttagatgCCGCCATCAACATCAGGCCGCTAACCCACCCATATTCAGGAGAGAGATTTGTATCATCCTTGACAGTCCatccatccgtcgacgccaccatggcTCGTCAGTCCAGACGCGAAGATTCtggaagatctgtcgtgcgtagcacctgtcgaCCAGACATGACACAACGTAGCACCTATCGGCCAGGCgtgacttgacatctccaccgaaagcaacgtgcaagatgatcgacgccaccatggcgcctgatacgtccattttgcatcatgctgtcatgttgatatttatcgctttatgggctattattacacttcacagtacaatacttatgtcttttctctcttattttgcaaggtttgcatgaagagggaaaatgtcggcagctggaattctggcctgaaaaaggagcaagtttgagatacctattctgcgcaactccaaaagccgtgaaaatcaacgaggatttattttcgaatttataaaaaaactaggccgaagaagtaccagaggggagccagcaggaggccacaagcttgctaggcgcggcctatccccctggccgcgcctagggggcttgtgggctccctgctggccctctagcccccctctttttctataaggagggtttcgttccagaaaaaatcaagaggaggctttcgggaggaatcgccgccgccatgaggcggaacttgagcacaaacaaTCTAGAGCTatggcagggtcgtcctgtcggggaaacttccctcccggagggggaaatcgtcaccatcgtcatcaccaacactcctctcatcggaggggactcgtcaccatcaacatcttcatcagcaccatctcatctccaaaccctagttcatctcttgtaaccaatctccgtctcgcgactatgattggtacttgtaaggttgctagtagtgttaattactctttgtagttgatgctagttggattactcggtggaagattatatgtttagatccttgatgctattcaatacctctctggtcatgaacatgattatgctttgtgagtagttacttttgttcctaaggacatgggatgagtcatgctataagtagtcatgtgaatttggtattcgttcgatattttgatgtgttgtatattgtttttcctctagtggtgctatgtgaacgtcgactacataacacttcaccattatttgggcctagaggaaggcattgggaagtagtgagtagataatgggttgctagagtgacagaagcttaaaccctagtttatgcgttgcttcgtaaggggctgatttggatccactagtttaatgctatggttagactttgtcttaattcttatttcgtagttgcggatgcttgcgagagggttaatcataagtgggatgtttgtccaagtaaggtcagcacccaagcaccggtccacccacatatcaaactatcaaagtagcgaacgcgaatcatatgaacatgatgaaaactagcttgacagaaattcccatgtgtcctcgggagcgctttacttcctataagagtttgtccaggcttgtcccttgctacaaaagggattgggccactttgttgcaccgtttttacttttgttacttgctatttgctacgaatcatcttttcacacaactatctgttaccaataatttcaatgcttgtagagaataccttgctgaaaatcattTGTCAgacccttctgctcctcgttgggttcgacactcttacttatcgaaaggactacgatagatcccctatacttgtgggtcatcaagacttttctggcgccgttgtcggggagtgaagcgcctttggtaagtggaatttggtaacgaaacatttatatagtgtgctgaaatttattgtcacttgtcagtatggaaactaatcctttgaggagcttattcggggtatcttcacctcgaacgaaagcacaaggagttgctcctcaacctgttgcacctactgaaaatacttgctatgaatttccttcgggtatgcttgaaaaactgttggctaatccttttacaagagatggaacatcacatcccgacttgcatctaatctatgtagatgaagtttgtggattatttaagcttgcaggtttgcccgaggatgaggt includes:
- the LOC123449543 gene encoding uncharacterized protein LOC123449543, encoding MAASLPYLPPPPPTPSPAATTLPSNLVSFPAPRPRLAATHRRAVLAAASSRPPPPPPPSPEGGDEEVERAMGMDGGIPGTSGELLRRVSSRAYGMRRHLMESLDSLAYDVLETNPWREQQPKPVYVLARRDNQLWTMKTRRNRSEVERELGMLFSKGGGSGVGTKSKYSGSKFSMVVEDLTEGVLVFEDEDDAVKYCDVLQGGGQGCEGIAELEASSVFNMCRQMKALAVLFRRGRTPPTPQSLERDLRARNRSLED